One region of Bacteroidota bacterium genomic DNA includes:
- a CDS encoding peptidylprolyl isomerase, with the protein MAVIGRIRKRVGLLIVFVGVSMLLFILGDLVTSNTGLLHRNSDVVGEIGGVKVRYSEFEKRVETLTENYKLNTRTETIDQNTQDMLREQSWSMFVNENTLGEEYKKLGLSCSPEELYEMCTGPNAHPQVKQAFTDPKTNVFDPNAVIKFLKDLPNREESVQRQWKQFEDAMRDERIAAKYKDLIKAGLFVPTEEAKRAYDEGQRTASIRFVRLDYNTIMDTTVAVEENDLRNYYNANQSKYKQAETMRKVEYVAFDVQPSADDMQKVNEWVTKKKDEFAVSENPIAFVAQNSDAPFDSAFHAKGTKPMLDTLFSSPIGTLIGPYNENGVLKLARSTAEKFVADSVKARHILVKIENNDTTKAMALADSLKNAIKKGSKFADLATRFSQDPGSGAKGGDLGWFKPGMMVKPFNDACFDGKKGDMPIVVSQFGVHLIEVMEKGATSRQMQFAVVERKVEPSQKTYDDMFNKANQFAATNNTAVLFDSAVVKQGLNKRIADNIRETDKSVPGLESPRELVRWAYQANKGDISKAFTFGDKYVVAHLTDVKEKGILPMEEVLEQVTAEARKEKKAAMLIEKMNATGATNVDAMANKLNVTPGDADKISFQNPYIPGIGNELNIVGAIFGMKASQFSKPIKGDNGVTAVFIKSFTEPAPTTDYSANIKQVLEQRKSRSDYELQNALKEKANIEDNRGRFY; encoded by the coding sequence ATGGCAGTTATTGGCAGAATCCGGAAACGCGTTGGTTTGCTCATCGTGTTTGTCGGTGTTTCGATGCTCCTCTTCATCCTCGGTGACCTGGTTACATCCAACACAGGTTTGTTACACCGCAACAGTGATGTCGTTGGAGAAATCGGTGGTGTAAAAGTGCGCTACTCGGAATTTGAAAAACGGGTAGAGACATTGACCGAAAATTACAAACTCAACACCCGTACAGAAACCATTGATCAAAACACTCAGGACATGTTGCGTGAACAATCCTGGTCGATGTTTGTAAATGAAAATACGCTCGGTGAAGAATATAAAAAACTCGGTCTCTCCTGCAGTCCGGAAGAACTGTACGAAATGTGTACAGGACCGAATGCTCACCCACAGGTAAAACAGGCTTTCACAGATCCGAAAACAAATGTTTTCGATCCTAACGCGGTTATTAAATTCCTGAAAGATCTTCCTAACCGTGAAGAAAGCGTACAGCGCCAGTGGAAACAATTTGAAGATGCAATGCGTGATGAGCGCATCGCTGCCAAATACAAAGACCTTATCAAAGCAGGACTCTTTGTTCCAACTGAAGAGGCAAAACGCGCATACGATGAAGGACAACGTACTGCCAGTATCCGATTTGTACGACTTGACTACAATACAATTATGGATACTACTGTAGCTGTTGAAGAAAATGATCTGCGCAATTATTACAACGCGAATCAGAGCAAGTACAAACAGGCTGAAACCATGCGCAAAGTTGAATATGTCGCTTTTGATGTTCAGCCTTCCGCAGACGATATGCAGAAAGTCAACGAATGGGTAACAAAGAAAAAAGATGAATTCGCTGTCAGTGAAAACCCGATTGCTTTTGTTGCACAAAACAGTGATGCGCCTTTTGATTCTGCTTTCCATGCAAAAGGAACAAAGCCTATGCTGGATACACTTTTCTCCTCTCCTATCGGTACTTTGATCGGACCTTACAACGAGAATGGCGTATTGAAACTTGCAAGATCAACAGCTGAAAAATTCGTTGCTGATTCTGTGAAAGCCCGTCACATCCTGGTGAAGATCGAGAATAACGATACAACAAAGGCTATGGCTCTTGCTGATAGTTTGAAAAACGCGATCAAGAAAGGTTCCAAATTCGCCGACCTGGCAACACGTTTTTCACAAGATCCGGGTTCTGGCGCCAAAGGCGGAGATCTTGGCTGGTTCAAACCGGGCATGATGGTTAAGCCTTTCAACGATGCATGTTTTGATGGCAAAAAAGGCGATATGCCAATTGTTGTATCACAGTTTGGTGTACACCTTATTGAAGTAATGGAAAAAGGAGCTACCTCACGTCAGATGCAGTTCGCGGTGGTTGAACGTAAAGTGGAGCCTTCACAAAAGACTTACGATGATATGTTCAATAAGGCAAATCAGTTTGCCGCTACAAATAATACCGCTGTACTTTTTGACAGCGCTGTTGTGAAGCAAGGTCTCAATAAACGTATCGCTGATAACATCCGTGAAACAGATAAAAGCGTTCCCGGACTTGAATCTCCACGCGAATTGGTACGTTGGGCTTATCAGGCAAACAAAGGTGATATTTCAAAAGCATTCACTTTCGGTGATAAATATGTTGTTGCTCATCTTACCGATGTAAAAGAAAAAGGAATCCTTCCAATGGAAGAAGTTCTTGAACAGGTAACTGCTGAAGCTCGCAAGGAAAAGAAAGCCGCTATGCTCATCGAAAAAATGAACGCAACCGGCGCAACCAATGTTGACGCGATGGCGAACAAACTGAATGTAACTCCCGGCGATGCCGACAAAATCAGCTTCCAAAACCCATACATCCCGGGAATCGGAAATGAGCTGAATATTGTAGGTGCCATTTTTGGAATGAAAGCCAGTCAGTTTTCAAAACCAATCAAAGGAGATAACGGAGTAACAGCAGTGTTTATTAAATCATTCACTGAACCGGCTCCTACTACCGATTATTCTGCCAACATCAAACAAGTCCTCGAACAACGTAAATCCCGCAGTGATTATGAATTGCAAAATGCACTGAAGGAAAAAGCGAACATCGAAGATAATCGTGGAAGATTTTATTAA
- a CDS encoding HlyC/CorC family transporter has translation MSNWSIILLTLLCSAFAAGSEIAFISANKLRIELDRSQGSFSARIIWNFIKLPSNFIATMLIANNIALVIYGTIMAEDILTLDLLRSILPRQMHGEGMLLIIQTLFSTLIILVAAEFIPKVLFRINPNGILRVLAVPLLMMYYLLYPVMWVIIGLSRFIMRSIFRIDFVEERPVFGRVDLDFYIRELTSKNSQVEEMDTEIRIFQNALDFKEVKVRECMVPRKEIIALDVTESIASLNKVFIETKLSKILIYRDSIDNIIGFVHSSEMFKKPSEIVQVLLPVSIVPEVMSANELLKQFTNQHRSVAVVVDEFGGTAGMVTIEDVIEEIFGEIQDEHDIPEETEKKINDKEYMLSGRLEIDYLNNKYELNIPESESYETLSGFIFHHHENIPEAGEEIVIPPFTFTAVKMNNNRIEQVRLKINPED, from the coding sequence ATGTCTAATTGGAGTATTATTTTACTCACACTTTTGTGTTCCGCATTTGCCGCGGGAAGTGAAATCGCCTTTATTTCAGCAAATAAATTGCGGATCGAGCTGGACCGCAGTCAGGGCAGTTTTTCAGCCCGAATCATCTGGAATTTCATCAAATTGCCTTCCAATTTTATCGCCACAATGCTGATCGCGAACAACATCGCGCTTGTCATATATGGTACCATCATGGCGGAAGATATTCTTACGCTGGATCTCCTCCGGTCGATTTTGCCCAGACAAATGCACGGCGAAGGGATGCTGCTCATCATTCAGACTTTGTTCAGTACACTCATTATCCTTGTAGCAGCGGAGTTTATTCCGAAGGTGCTGTTCCGGATCAATCCGAATGGAATCCTTCGGGTATTGGCAGTTCCTTTGCTGATGATGTATTACCTCTTGTATCCTGTTATGTGGGTCATCATAGGATTGTCCCGTTTTATCATGCGTAGCATTTTCAGGATAGATTTCGTGGAAGAACGACCGGTGTTCGGACGTGTGGATCTTGATTTTTACATCCGTGAACTGACCAGCAAAAACAGCCAGGTGGAAGAAATGGACACCGAAATCCGGATCTTTCAGAATGCATTGGATTTTAAAGAAGTGAAAGTGCGTGAATGTATGGTTCCACGAAAAGAAATCATCGCGCTCGATGTAACGGAATCCATTGCATCGCTGAATAAAGTATTCATCGAAACAAAACTTTCTAAAATCCTTATCTACCGCGATTCCATTGATAACATTATTGGTTTTGTTCACTCATCAGAGATGTTCAAAAAACCATCGGAGATCGTCCAGGTTTTATTACCTGTAAGCATCGTTCCTGAAGTGATGAGCGCGAATGAATTGCTGAAACAATTCACCAACCAGCACAGGAGTGTAGCTGTTGTAGTGGATGAATTCGGAGGTACGGCAGGAATGGTGACAATTGAAGACGTCATCGAAGAAATCTTCGGTGAAATTCAGGACGAACATGATATTCCGGAAGAAACAGAAAAGAAAATCAACGACAAGGAATACATGCTTTCTGGGCGTTTGGAAATCGATTATCTGAACAATAAATACGAACTCAACATTCCCGAGTCCGAATCCTATGAAACCCTCAGCGGCTTCATTTTTCATCATCATGAAAATATTCCGGAAGCGGGTGAAGAGATTGTCATACCTCCATTCACTTTTACTGCCGTGAAAATGAATAATAACCGTATCGAACAGGTACGGCTTAAAATCAATCCGGAGGACTGA
- the lptC gene encoding LPS export ABC transporter periplasmic protein LptC produces MDADYGIRYERDQRMEARKNVVVVNQKAIGLIRNISFGMKKQKLISDEFVKITTKDQIIYGDGFEANEDFTKYKIFKTRGTIPINTSTHVKDS; encoded by the coding sequence CTGGATGCTGATTATGGAATCAGGTATGAAAGAGATCAGCGCATGGAGGCCAGGAAAAATGTGGTGGTTGTCAATCAAAAGGCGATCGGCTTAATACGGAACATCTCATTTGGGATGAAAAAACAGAAATTAATCAGTGACGAATTTGTAAAAATCACAACGAAGGATCAAATCATCTACGGTGATGGTTTCGAAGCCAACGAAGATTTTACCAAATACAAAATTTTCAAAACCAGAGGAACCATTCCTATCAATACTTCAACCCATGTTAAGGATTCTTGA
- a CDS encoding M13 family metallopeptidase encodes MKKPILAVAATAIAASATIYSCTQSEAKKGVGIDLANFDTTVSPKNDFFHYANGGWIKANPIPADQVRWGSFSILGDNNRKYLRDIQEAAAAKQGAAKGSPEQLVGDFWYSAMDTAKIESLGTTPIKGEMESIEKIADIKGIMSYTAKLQMWGANPMFGFYAGQDPKNSEVVVPQIYQGGLSLPDRDYYLKNDDHSKQIREEFVKHVSKMFELYGLDAATSKKYADVVMGIETKLASASMTRTELRDPFKTYNKVTITDLDAITPSIKWADMMDQMAVHGKYDYLVLGQPEFLKELENQVKSNSLDNWKIYMKWNLLNLAGNVLNNDLVMQDFYFNNQVLNGQKAIQPRWKRMTSLSDGLIGDALGQLYVAKYFPPDAKKKADELVANLMAVYDERIQKLDWMSDVTKKKALEKLHTITPKIGYPSKWKDYAGLDITRDNFFQNLMNATKWNYEYMINQIGKPVDKTQWGMTPPTVNAYYNPSNNEIVFPAGILQPPFFNKDADDAVNYGGIGAVIGHEITHGFDDEGRNFDAKGNLNSWWLPEDSAKFVAKAQLIIDQFNGYKVLDTLAVNGNLTLGENIADLGGITIAYEAFKRTKQGQGNEKIDGLTPEQRFFLGFATIWAGNIRPEAAAQRIITDPHSPAQYRVNGPLSNIDQFYKAFGIQEGDALYRPDSSRAKIW; translated from the coding sequence ATGAAAAAACCAATTCTTGCGGTAGCCGCAACTGCGATTGCAGCTTCAGCAACCATTTACAGCTGTACACAGAGTGAAGCAAAAAAAGGAGTAGGCATTGATCTTGCGAATTTTGATACAACTGTCAGCCCGAAAAATGATTTCTTCCATTACGCGAATGGTGGATGGATCAAAGCCAATCCAATTCCTGCCGATCAGGTACGTTGGGGATCCTTCAGCATCCTCGGGGATAACAACCGCAAATACCTGCGTGATATCCAGGAAGCCGCTGCAGCAAAACAAGGTGCTGCAAAAGGAAGTCCGGAACAATTGGTAGGAGATTTCTGGTACAGTGCAATGGACACTGCGAAAATTGAAAGTCTTGGTACCACTCCGATCAAAGGAGAAATGGAGAGCATCGAGAAGATCGCTGATATAAAAGGTATAATGTCTTATACTGCAAAATTACAAATGTGGGGAGCGAACCCAATGTTTGGTTTTTACGCGGGACAGGATCCAAAAAATAGTGAAGTAGTTGTTCCTCAGATTTACCAGGGTGGATTGTCTTTACCGGATCGCGATTATTATCTGAAGAACGATGATCATTCCAAACAAATCCGTGAGGAGTTTGTGAAGCACGTGAGCAAAATGTTTGAACTCTATGGCCTCGATGCGGCAACTTCAAAAAAATACGCGGACGTTGTAATGGGTATTGAAACAAAACTCGCTTCAGCATCCATGACACGTACGGAATTGCGTGATCCTTTTAAAACCTATAACAAAGTTACCATTACGGATCTTGACGCGATTACTCCATCTATCAAATGGGCCGACATGATGGACCAAATGGCAGTTCACGGTAAATACGATTATCTGGTGCTGGGTCAGCCTGAATTTTTGAAAGAACTCGAAAACCAGGTAAAGAGCAATTCTCTCGATAACTGGAAAATCTACATGAAGTGGAATTTATTGAATCTCGCAGGTAATGTTCTGAATAATGACCTGGTGATGCAAGATTTCTATTTCAATAACCAGGTTTTGAACGGGCAAAAAGCAATTCAGCCGCGCTGGAAACGCATGACTTCACTCAGTGATGGTTTGATTGGTGATGCATTGGGACAGTTGTATGTTGCAAAATATTTCCCACCGGATGCAAAGAAAAAAGCGGATGAGCTTGTTGCCAATCTGATGGCTGTATACGACGAACGTATTCAGAAACTGGATTGGATGAGCGATGTAACCAAGAAAAAAGCTTTGGAAAAATTACACACCATCACTCCAAAGATCGGTTATCCTTCCAAATGGAAAGATTATGCCGGACTTGACATTACTCGTGATAATTTCTTCCAGAATTTAATGAATGCCACCAAATGGAATTATGAATACATGATCAACCAGATTGGTAAGCCTGTTGACAAAACACAGTGGGGAATGACACCTCCAACAGTAAATGCATATTACAATCCTTCCAATAATGAGATCGTATTCCCTGCAGGAATTCTTCAGCCACCATTCTTCAATAAAGACGCTGATGACGCTGTTAACTACGGTGGAATCGGTGCGGTAATTGGCCACGAGATTACACATGGATTCGATGATGAAGGACGTAACTTTGATGCCAAAGGAAACCTGAATAGCTGGTGGCTTCCGGAAGATTCAGCAAAATTTGTTGCAAAAGCTCAGCTGATCATTGATCAGTTCAATGGTTACAAAGTGCTGGATACACTAGCTGTAAATGGAAACCTCACACTTGGTGAAAACATCGCTGACCTTGGTGGAATTACCATCGCTTACGAAGCATTTAAACGTACTAAGCAAGGACAAGGCAATGAGAAGATTGATGGATTGACTCCGGAGCAAAGATTCTTCCTCGGTTTCGCGACCATCTGGGCCGGAAATATCCGACCGGAAGCTGCGGCGCAACGGATCATTACAGATCCACATTCTCCTGCACAGTATCGTGTAAACGGACCACTGAGCAATATCGATCAATTCTATAAAGCGTTTGGTATTCAGGAAGGTGACGCATTGTACCGTCCGGATTCATCACGCGCTAAAATCTGGTAA
- a CDS encoding DEAD/DEAH box helicase, whose translation MSPEQFSFSDFKLNKQLLTAVEEAGFHTPTAIQRKAIPLILGGSDILGIAQTGTGKTAAYLLPVLMKIKFAQGTDPRALIMVPTRELAMQVAEHIRMFAKNTDLRFLAVYGGVGLKPQVEALAKGIDILVATPGRLMDLYLPGHLNLKDIRIFVLDEAERLLDMGFKHQIDRILEVVPRKRQNLLFTATWNDKIKQVSQNFLVSPTEIRIAPEIKTAKTVSQVVYFVPNLRTKINLLEFLIEDPSFRKVIVFCKTKSTATNLSRYLTRKYGDEFVRVVHGNKDQNTRLNSIKAFKEEQVRFLVTTDVAARGIDIDEVSHVINFDVPLVYEDYIHRIGRTGRAFRTGDSITFCAPNDEYHLKKIQKLIGQKIPVQIMPEHIEITETPYEERQAILREVDMQRRKDNPAYQGAFHEKKKRSK comes from the coding sequence ATGAGTCCTGAACAATTTTCATTTTCTGATTTCAAGCTAAACAAACAATTGCTCACTGCGGTTGAGGAAGCAGGATTTCACACGCCAACCGCGATTCAGCGAAAGGCCATTCCATTGATCCTCGGCGGGAGCGATATCCTTGGTATCGCTCAGACAGGTACCGGTAAAACCGCGGCTTATCTTTTGCCTGTGTTGATGAAGATTAAGTTTGCCCAAGGAACTGACCCCAGAGCATTAATCATGGTGCCAACACGTGAACTGGCGATGCAGGTTGCCGAGCACATCCGCATGTTCGCGAAAAATACTGATTTAAGATTTCTGGCCGTTTATGGTGGAGTGGGGCTTAAGCCACAAGTGGAAGCATTGGCAAAAGGAATTGATATCCTTGTAGCCACACCGGGACGTTTGATGGACTTGTATTTGCCCGGACATCTGAACCTGAAAGATATCCGGATCTTTGTACTGGATGAAGCGGAACGATTGCTGGATATGGGATTCAAACATCAGATCGACAGAATTCTTGAAGTAGTTCCCCGAAAGCGTCAGAATCTTTTATTCACCGCGACATGGAACGACAAGATAAAACAAGTGTCTCAGAACTTCCTTGTTTCTCCTACAGAAATCCGCATCGCTCCGGAGATCAAAACAGCGAAAACTGTTTCACAGGTTGTGTATTTTGTTCCAAACCTGAGAACTAAAATCAACCTTCTCGAATTTCTGATTGAAGATCCTTCTTTTCGCAAAGTCATTGTTTTCTGTAAAACAAAAAGTACCGCGACAAATCTGTCACGATATCTGACTAGAAAATATGGAGATGAATTTGTACGAGTCGTCCATGGAAACAAAGACCAGAATACCCGATTAAATTCCATCAAAGCGTTTAAAGAAGAACAGGTTCGTTTTCTCGTAACAACGGATGTTGCCGCAAGAGGGATAGACATTGATGAAGTAAGTCATGTTATCAATTTTGATGTTCCGCTGGTGTACGAAGATTACATACATCGTATCGGTCGAACCGGTCGCGCTTTTCGCACCGGTGATTCCATTACCTTTTGCGCTCCGAACGATGAATATCATTTGAAGAAAATTCAAAAGCTTATCGGACAAAAAATCCCTGTCCAAATAATGCCTGAACATATTGAAATTACAGAAACACCTTATGAAGAACGACAGGCTATTCTTCGTGAAGTGGACATGCAAAGAAGAAAAGATAACCCGGCTTATCAGGGAGCTTTTCATGAAAAGAAAAAAAGGAGTAAATAA
- a CDS encoding EamA family transporter, which translates to MTDSPKNKAYILITILAVIWGSSFILIKRGIEVYTPGQVGALRIFVSALALIPFVFRSFGKIEPGKWKYLAATGLLGNGIPAVLFPLAETNISSAVAGMINSLTPIFTLIAGMLFFGMQAGRSRITGLFIGLIGAMLLIFGRTGGTIEGNPNYAWIIVAATVCYALSVNIIRSHLSTIGSINNTGFALLIVGIPMGIYLFSTDFIVRTQTVPGAGFSLMCVVLLGLLSTALSTVLFNQLIKISGALVASSVTYLIPIVATIWGLADHESLGYLHLAGLGGILGGVYLINKKS; encoded by the coding sequence ATGACGGATTCTCCCAAAAACAAAGCATACATTCTGATAACTATTCTCGCCGTGATCTGGGGGAGTTCCTTCATCCTGATCAAACGAGGAATTGAAGTATATACACCCGGACAAGTCGGTGCATTGCGCATTTTCGTTTCAGCGCTGGCATTGATTCCTTTTGTATTTCGTTCGTTCGGAAAAATTGAACCCGGGAAATGGAAATATCTCGCTGCAACCGGATTGCTTGGCAATGGAATTCCCGCGGTCTTATTTCCTTTAGCAGAGACAAACATCAGCAGCGCTGTTGCTGGAATGATTAATTCCCTCACTCCAATTTTTACGCTCATTGCTGGAATGTTGTTTTTTGGAATGCAGGCGGGGAGAAGCAGAATCACCGGTTTATTCATTGGACTCATCGGTGCAATGCTTCTTATTTTTGGAAGAACAGGAGGTACGATAGAAGGCAATCCGAATTATGCATGGATCATCGTCGCTGCGACGGTCTGTTACGCGCTAAGTGTAAATATCATTCGATCTCACTTGTCTACCATTGGTTCAATCAACAACACCGGTTTTGCGCTCCTCATTGTTGGAATTCCAATGGGAATTTACCTGTTCAGCACTGATTTTATTGTCAGGACACAAACTGTTCCCGGCGCGGGTTTCAGTCTGATGTGTGTTGTGCTTCTGGGTTTGCTGAGTACTGCTTTGTCGACAGTATTATTCAATCAGCTCATTAAAATTTCCGGTGCATTGGTAGCTTCATCTGTAACCTATCTGATTCCAATTGTTGCCACCATCTGGGGATTGGCGGATCATGAATCACTTGGTTATTTGCATCTTGCCGGACTGGGAGGCATTCTTGGTGGAGTATACCTCATCAATAAGAAAAGCTGA
- a CDS encoding dipeptidase, which translates to MTTKEYIQSNEKRFLDELFELLRIPSVSADSKYAKDVARAADYIKEKLLSAGADLVEVCPTKGHPIVYGEKMVDPKLPTVIVYGHYDVQPADPMNLWETPPFEPVIRDGKIYARGSCDDKGQVYMHVKAFELMMQTKTLACNVKFMIEGEEEVGSSNLGQWVRDNKSRLKGDVILISDTSILANDLPSLEVGLRGLSYVEVEVTGPNRDLHSGVYGGAVANPITILCEMIASMKDKNNHITIPGFYDTVLELNAAERAELNKTPFDLDEYKKDLGIDDVHGETGYSTLERTGIRPTLELNGIWGGYTGEGSKTVLPSKAFAKISMRLVPNQSNEKITELFSNHFKSIAPKSVKVEVRPHHGGEPVVTPTDSVAYKAASMAMEKTFGKKPIPTRGGGSIPIVALFEKELGLKSVLMGFGLDSDLIHSPNEHYGVFNFLKGIETIPLFFENFATLSKNKFSFIKNSRRTYGSFFYENIFVQLFLLMRYTPPRMPPSPARCK; encoded by the coding sequence ATGACAACGAAAGAATATATTCAGTCAAATGAAAAAAGATTTCTTGACGAACTTTTTGAATTGCTACGCATTCCTTCTGTAAGTGCGGATAGCAAATACGCGAAAGATGTTGCAAGAGCAGCTGATTATATAAAAGAAAAATTATTGTCTGCCGGAGCTGATCTGGTAGAAGTTTGCCCGACCAAAGGCCATCCAATTGTTTATGGAGAAAAGATGGTAGACCCGAAGTTGCCAACAGTTATCGTCTATGGACATTACGATGTTCAACCCGCAGATCCGATGAACCTCTGGGAAACTCCACCCTTTGAGCCGGTCATCCGTGATGGAAAAATTTACGCGCGAGGATCCTGTGATGACAAAGGACAGGTATACATGCATGTGAAAGCTTTTGAGCTCATGATGCAAACAAAAACACTTGCATGCAATGTAAAATTCATGATTGAAGGAGAAGAAGAAGTCGGCTCCAGCAACCTTGGACAATGGGTTCGGGATAACAAAAGCCGTCTGAAAGGAGACGTCATTCTGATTTCTGACACATCCATCCTTGCTAACGACCTGCCTTCACTGGAAGTTGGTTTACGCGGATTGAGCTATGTCGAAGTTGAAGTGACAGGCCCGAATCGTGATTTGCATTCCGGTGTTTACGGAGGTGCCGTGGCAAATCCAATCACCATTTTGTGTGAGATGATTGCATCCATGAAGGATAAAAATAATCATATTACGATACCCGGTTTTTACGATACAGTGCTTGAACTTAATGCAGCAGAGAGAGCTGAACTGAACAAGACACCATTTGATCTTGATGAATACAAAAAAGATCTCGGTATAGATGATGTTCATGGTGAAACAGGATACTCTACTCTGGAACGAACAGGAATTCGTCCAACACTTGAGTTAAATGGAATTTGGGGAGGATACACAGGCGAAGGATCCAAAACTGTTCTTCCTTCCAAAGCCTTCGCTAAAATCAGCATGCGACTTGTGCCTAATCAATCCAATGAAAAAATTACGGAATTGTTCAGCAATCATTTTAAAAGCATTGCACCAAAATCTGTGAAAGTTGAAGTAAGGCCTCATCATGGCGGAGAACCAGTTGTGACACCTACAGATTCTGTCGCTTACAAAGCGGCAAGCATGGCAATGGAAAAAACTTTTGGCAAGAAGCCGATTCCTACCCGCGGTGGAGGAAGTATTCCGATTGTTGCATTATTTGAAAAAGAACTTGGACTGAAGTCTGTACTCATGGGATTCGGACTTGACAGCGATTTGATTCATTCTCCGAATGAACATTACGGTGTCTTTAATTTCCTGAAAGGAATTGAAACGATTCCATTGTTCTTTGAGAACTTTGCAACTCTGAGTAAAAATAAATTTTCATTCATAAAAAACTCCCGTAGAACTTACGGGAGTTTTTTTTATGAAAATATTTTTGTTCAGCTTTTCTTATTGATGAGGTATACTCCACCAAGAATGCCTCCCAGTCCGGCAAGATGCAAATAA
- a CDS encoding HAMP domain-containing histidine kinase — MRPFFILSILAFYVLFQFCWWAYLLVDLNNEVYEHKIENVQLKARTPEESREAIADLEKKNTQRRWMVIGEGSVFLALLTWGSILTARSIRKEMALARQQKNFLLSITHEFKSPLASIKLYLQTILRHDLEKEKEKSFINSAINDTERLNNLVENALLANLIDHNGYSFAMEDMNLSALMRLHVQKLQNVPDPPKFETHIEEGLHIQGDKNALILMISNLIENAWKYSPKEIPLGIDLKRDGKKIVLCILDKGPGIPDSEKDKIFKKFYRLGNEETRKTKGTGLGLFIVKYIAQGHNGQISVYDNKPNGTIFCIQFPAYS; from the coding sequence ATGCGGCCCTTTTTTATTCTCTCCATTCTTGCTTTTTATGTCCTCTTTCAATTTTGCTGGTGGGCATATCTCCTCGTTGATCTGAACAACGAAGTATATGAGCACAAGATTGAAAACGTTCAATTGAAAGCCCGAACTCCGGAAGAATCCAGGGAAGCTATTGCCGATCTTGAAAAGAAAAATACCCAGCGGCGCTGGATGGTGATTGGAGAGGGCAGTGTATTTCTGGCATTGCTAACATGGGGAAGCATTCTTACTGCCCGATCCATTCGTAAAGAAATGGCATTGGCCCGCCAGCAAAAAAACTTTCTTCTTTCCATTACTCATGAATTTAAATCTCCACTTGCTTCCATCAAATTATACTTACAGACTATTCTCCGTCACGATCTTGAAAAGGAAAAGGAAAAATCATTTATCAACAGCGCGATTAATGACACGGAAAGACTAAACAACCTTGTTGAAAATGCTCTGCTTGCAAATCTGATTGACCACAACGGTTATTCTTTTGCAATGGAAGACATGAACCTTTCCGCTCTGATGCGATTGCATGTTCAAAAACTGCAAAATGTACCCGATCCTCCAAAATTTGAAACACATATTGAAGAAGGATTGCACATTCAAGGAGATAAAAATGCATTGATTCTCATGATCTCCAACCTTATCGAGAATGCGTGGAAATACTCTCCTAAGGAAATACCTTTGGGAATTGATTTGAAAAGGGATGGTAAAAAAATAGTCCTGTGTATTCTTGATAAAGGCCCGGGTATCCCGGATTCTGAAAAAGACAAAATCTTCAAAAAATTTTACAGGCTGGGAAACGAAGAGACCCGCAAAACTAAAGGAACCGGCCTGGGTTTATTTATTGTCAAATACATTGCTCAGGGGCATAATGGACAGATTTCCGTGTACGATAATAAGCCAAATGGAACAATATTTTGTATCCAATTTCCGGCTTATTCCTGA